A stretch of the Panicum virgatum strain AP13 chromosome 9N, P.virgatum_v5, whole genome shotgun sequence genome encodes the following:
- the LOC120690136 gene encoding heat stress transcription factor A-2a-like: MDPFRGIVKEEEFDFDFDFTGASAVGAPAAGTAASSSWAVVVPEQPRPMEGLGEVGPTPFLTKTYDVVDDPNTDTVVSWGFAGHSFVVWDANAFANVILPRYFKHSNFSSFVRQLNTYGFRKVDPYRWEFANEGFLRDKRELLKTIKRRRPPSSPSAQQGQAQPPAACLEVGQFGLEGEVHRLQRDKGILLAEVVKLRQEQQATRAQMQAMEERITTAEKKQQQMTVFLARAMKNPSFLRMLVDHQGLADRRRELEDALSKKRRRPIEYLPRDDESSSSAAAEAAVGDYISGLPVGVNGVAEPDDDEGRRDDRGGGGEDTESFWMELLNLGLEEKHREGGGAGADNDVDDDDDVDVLVQSIYHLNPNPGSPRGE; the protein is encoded by the exons ATGGATCCCTTCCGCGGCATTGTGAAGGAGGAAGAGTTCGACTTCGATTTCGACTTCACCGGCGCTTCGGCGGTGGGCGCTCCGGCagcggggacggcggcgtcgTCCTCCTGGGCCGTTGTCGTGCCGGAGCAGCCCCGGCCGATGGAAGGGCTCGGCGAGGTGGGGCCTACTCCATTCCTGACCAAGACCTACGACGTCGTGGATGACCCCAACACCGACACCGTCGTCTCCTGGGGGTTCGCCGGCCACAGCTTCGTCGTCTGGGACGCCAACGCCTTCGCCAACGTGATCCTCCCGCGCTACTTCAAGCACAGTAACTTCTCCAGCTTCGTCCGCCAGCTCAACACATAC GGGTTCAGGAAGGTTGATCCGTACAGGTGGGAGTTCGCGAACGAGGGCTTCCTCCGGGACAAGAGGGAGCTCCTCAAGACGATCAAGCGCCGGCGCCCGCCGTCGAGCCCGTCGGCGCAGCAGGGGCAGGCGCAGCCGCCGGCAGCGTGCCTGGAGGTGGGGCAGTTCGGGCTCGAGGGCGAGGTGCATCGGCTGCAGCGCGACAAGGGGATCCTGCTCGCGGAGGTGGTGAAGCTGCGGCAGGAGCAGCAGGCGACGCGCGCGCAGATGCAGGCCATGGAGGAGCGGATCACCACAGCggagaagaagcagcagcagatgaCGGTGTTCCTGGCGCGCGCCATGAAGAACCCGAGCTTCCTGCGGATGCTGGTCGACCACCAGGGGCTGGCCGACCGCCGGAGGGAGCTCGAGGACGCGCTTTCCAAGAAACGCCGCCGGCCCATCGAGTACCTCCCACGCGACGACgagagcagcagcagtgccgccgctgaggcggcggtgggcgacTACATTTCCGGCCTCCCGGTCGGCGTGAACGGCGTGGCTGAgccggacgacgacgagggccGGCGGgacgaccgcggcggcggcggggaggacaCGGAAAGCTTCTGGATGGAGCTGCTGAACCTCGGCCTGGAGGAGAAGCaccgggagggcggcggcgctggcgcggacaacgacgtcgacgacgacgacgacgtggacgTGCTTGTGCAGAGCATCTACCACCTGAACCCGAACCCGGGCAGCCCCAGGGGCGAGTGA